In Dermacentor silvarum isolate Dsil-2018 chromosome 2, BIME_Dsil_1.4, whole genome shotgun sequence, the following proteins share a genomic window:
- the LOC119442307 gene encoding pituitary tumor-transforming gene 1 protein-interacting protein: protein MCNVQSATLFFVIACCVSPVVFTSDSTNDSTPAATTNQVPAMTTESPVSTTISPQTACAQKTNTSCSDCLAAGTGCYYCSTTRRCGFYPYKRLIPSHDECAYFSEVYWGVCFISLQGTVIAISVVVGTLLLALVVCCCCCCRKRQNSKWLRDMARMEEERRQRQERADERRAERKTRNDDIRRKYGLVRDETPPYTRFDH, encoded by the exons ATGTGCAACGTTCAGAGTGCGACGTTATTTTTCGTTATCGCCTGTTGCGTCTCGCCCGTAGTGTTTACATCTGACTCTACCAATGACTCTACACCTGCGGCAACGACAAATCAAGTTCCAGCCATGACAACTGAGTCTCCGGTGTCTACCACGATATCCCCGCAAACAG CGTGTGCTCAGAAGACAAACACGTCTTGTTCCGACTGCTTAGCAGCTGGCACTGGG TGTTACTACTGTTCTACTACAAGAAGATGCGGCTTCTATCCCTACAAGAGGCTAATCCCAAGCCATGATGAGTGTGCCTACTTCTCAGAAGTATACTGGGGCGTCTGCTTTA TTTCTCTGCAAGGCACCGTGATTGCTATCAGCGTGGTTGTCGGCACTTTGTTGCTGGCACTAGTGGtgtgctgttgctgttgctgccgcAAGCGCCAGAACAGCAAGTGGCTGCGCGACATGGCTCGCATGGAAGAAGAGCGGAGACAGCGTCAGGAACGCGCAGATGAGCGACGAGCTGAGCGCAAGACGCGCAACGATGACATCCGACGCAAATACGGCCTTGTCCGAGACGAGACCCCACCTTACACTCGTTTTGACCACTGA